A genomic segment from Candidatus Cloacimonadota bacterium encodes:
- a CDS encoding pyridoxal phosphate-dependent aminotransferase family protein, which produces MSLYDKIDNFTQAKEIIALGHYPYFRKIESEQDTEVICDGKRMLMMGSNSYLGLTNHPRVIEAAKKATDKYGTGCAGSRFLNGTLDIHLELEDKLAKFVGKEASLAFAAGYMANLGAIQAMVHKDEFIVTDKFDHASIIDGCSLSGGKMLRFNHNNMKHLETVLQKRVSGGNALIVVDGIFSMEGDIADVPNICKIAKKYDAKVMVDEAHSLGVLHETGGGAAMAAGCIDDVDIIMGTFSKSLASIGGFIAASNEVIHYMKHHARPLIFSASLPPASAASVLEALKIMQEEPERIQQLWDNTDYMMKNFKAMGYNTGTSCTPVIPLHVGGLMNAFKMWKQLDEEGVFINPVVPPAVPPNDTLIRTSFMATHTRDQLDEALEKFEKIGKRVGVI; this is translated from the coding sequence ATGAGTTTATACGATAAGATTGATAATTTTACTCAAGCTAAAGAAATCATAGCTCTGGGTCACTATCCGTATTTCCGTAAGATAGAATCTGAACAGGACACGGAAGTAATATGTGATGGCAAACGTATGTTGATGATGGGTTCAAACAGCTATCTGGGACTTACAAATCATCCACGTGTAATTGAAGCAGCCAAAAAAGCAACCGATAAATATGGAACTGGTTGTGCCGGTTCTCGTTTTTTAAATGGTACTTTGGACATTCACTTGGAATTGGAAGATAAACTTGCCAAGTTTGTAGGAAAAGAAGCTTCGCTGGCTTTTGCTGCGGGTTATATGGCAAATCTGGGTGCTATCCAAGCAATGGTTCACAAGGATGAATTCATTGTAACAGATAAATTTGACCACGCTTCGATAATCGATGGCTGCAGCCTTTCCGGCGGTAAGATGCTGCGTTTCAATCATAATAATATGAAACATTTGGAAACAGTTCTACAAAAGCGTGTTTCAGGTGGGAATGCTCTTATTGTGGTGGATGGTATTTTTAGTATGGAAGGTGATATTGCCGATGTTCCGAACATTTGTAAAATTGCCAAAAAATATGATGCTAAAGTAATGGTGGACGAAGCTCATTCGCTGGGAGTTCTGCACGAAACAGGCGGAGGGGCTGCAATGGCTGCCGGCTGCATCGATGATGTAGATATTATAATGGGAACATTCAGTAAATCTCTGGCTTCTATTGGTGGTTTTATTGCTGCCAGCAATGAAGTAATCCATTATATGAAACATCATGCTCGACCACTTATCTTTAGTGCTTCGTTACCTCCTGCATCTGCTGCCAGTGTGCTGGAAGCTCTCAAAATTATGCAGGAAGAACCGGAAAGAATTCAGCAACTTTGGGACAACACAGACTACATGATGAAAAACTTTAAAGCAATGGGCTATAATACTGGAACTTCCTGTACTCCAGTAATTCCACTGCATGTTGGCGGCTTGATGAATGCTTTTAAAATGTGGAAACAACTGGATGAAGAAGGTGTTTTTATCAATCCTGTTGTTCCACCTGCTGTTCCGCCAAACGATACTCTTATCCGCACCAGTTTTATGGCTACACACACTCGCGATCAGCTGGATGAAGCTCTGGAAAAATTTGAGAAAATCGGAAAAAGAGTTGGTGTAATTTAA